The following proteins are encoded in a genomic region of Nocardioides renjunii:
- a CDS encoding CHAP domain-containing protein: MGGLLGVAPSAEAADDYPWAWQGQCPIAPQEPIEDPAPTPAPTPSPTPGQPGQPGPSPAATPTPPPPPPPPPVLDPVSGHLYDPRGPKPTCTRWVWSIDGSIGDPWGFVLRNCTSFVAWRLDETNGMAGFGNHFGGEHWGNAENWDDVARRLGHRVDSVPAIGAVAQTDAGRVGHVAWVSAIGPGTVTVEEYNHALLGGYGTRTVPVGDFRYLHLADVAPSPLVGSDRPVVSVPDGLGESWTARVDSGGTLRVARPGRPVRVVGARHGFSPFAAPALVLDRADRPWLAATARDGRVLAGTLRGPRFALRPVATAAPTSSPALAISRTGRPVLAATSPAGTLATRRLTEQRRWSRPDRVGRPGSWATHVAPVLGADDAGRTWLVAVTGRGATYVQSLERGRLTRLRGAAASTTSTPALTGAADGTTYLHQVTSDGTLRVRALSGRRWGPAETVTGDWSPYASPAVGEVAGRLHVAAVDVRGDLLVRAAVPGEGSRVVGRVPSSGDPTRSPGLVTRSNSGVFVVATGRDRVARARLLTRPASAVVRRTAPTRAGFTP; encoded by the coding sequence GTGGGCGGGCTGCTGGGCGTCGCCCCGAGCGCCGAGGCGGCCGACGACTACCCGTGGGCCTGGCAGGGTCAGTGCCCGATCGCGCCGCAGGAGCCCATCGAGGACCCGGCGCCCACCCCGGCGCCCACCCCGTCGCCGACGCCCGGCCAGCCCGGCCAGCCCGGGCCGTCACCCGCCGCGACCCCGACTCCTCCTCCCCCGCCACCTCCGCCGCCGGTCCTCGACCCGGTGTCCGGGCACCTCTACGACCCGCGCGGGCCGAAGCCGACCTGCACCCGGTGGGTGTGGTCGATCGACGGCTCGATCGGCGACCCCTGGGGCTTCGTCCTGCGCAACTGCACGAGCTTCGTGGCCTGGCGCCTCGACGAGACCAACGGCATGGCCGGGTTCGGCAACCACTTCGGTGGTGAGCACTGGGGCAACGCCGAGAACTGGGACGACGTCGCGCGGCGCCTCGGCCACCGCGTCGACTCCGTGCCCGCCATCGGCGCGGTCGCCCAGACCGACGCCGGCCGCGTCGGGCACGTCGCCTGGGTCAGCGCGATCGGGCCCGGCACCGTGACGGTCGAGGAGTACAACCACGCCCTCCTGGGTGGCTACGGCACCCGCACCGTCCCCGTCGGCGACTTCCGCTACCTCCACCTCGCCGACGTCGCTCCGTCGCCGCTCGTCGGCTCGGACCGTCCCGTCGTCTCGGTGCCCGACGGGCTCGGCGAGTCCTGGACGGCGCGCGTCGACAGCGGCGGCACGCTCCGCGTCGCCCGCCCGGGCCGGCCCGTGCGGGTCGTGGGCGCCCGGCACGGGTTCTCACCTTTCGCCGCCCCCGCCCTCGTCCTCGACCGCGCGGACCGCCCGTGGCTGGCCGCCACCGCGCGTGACGGCCGGGTGCTGGCCGGGACCCTGCGCGGACCGCGCTTCGCGTTGCGCCCGGTGGCCACCGCGGCGCCGACGTCCAGCCCAGCCCTCGCGATCTCCCGCACCGGCCGACCGGTGCTGGCCGCCACCTCGCCCGCCGGCACCCTGGCGACCCGGCGCCTCACCGAGCAGCGCCGCTGGAGCCGGCCCGACCGCGTCGGTCGGCCCGGGTCCTGGGCGACGCACGTCGCACCGGTGCTCGGCGCCGACGACGCCGGGCGTACGTGGCTGGTCGCGGTCACCGGGCGCGGCGCCACGTACGTCCAGTCCCTCGAGCGCGGTCGGCTGACCCGCCTGCGCGGCGCCGCCGCCTCGACCACCTCGACGCCGGCGCTGACCGGCGCCGCGGACGGCACCACCTACCTCCACCAGGTGACGAGCGACGGGACGCTGCGCGTGCGCGCCCTCAGCGGGCGGCGCTGGGGCCCGGCGGAGACCGTCACCGGCGACTGGTCCCCCTACGCCTCGCCCGCCGTCGGCGAGGTCGCGGGACGCCTCCACGTCGCGGCGGTGGACGTGCGGGGCGACCTGCTCGTCCGGGCCGCGGTGCCCGGTGAGGGCTCGCGCGTGGTGGGCCGGGTGCCGTCCTCCGGCGACCCGACGCGGTCCCCCGGCCTGGTCACCCGCAGCAACTCCGGCGTGTTCGTCGTCGCGACCGGCCGCGACCGGGTGGCGCGGGCCCGGCTGCTCACCCGCCCGGCGTCCGCCGTGGTCCGGCGTACGGCGCCGACGCGGGCCGGCTTCACCCCCTGA
- a CDS encoding GuaB3 family IMP dehydrogenase-related protein has product MTEIEIGRAKRGRRAYSFDDIAIVPSRRTRDPEEVSTAWQIDAYRFDIPVLAAPMDSVMSPSTAIALGQMGGLGVLDLEGLWTRYDDPTGLLEEVAGLQGPEATRRMQEIYTEPIKPELITARLREVRAAGVTVAGSLSPQRTKQHVKAVVDAGVDMFVIRGTTVSAEHVSSRAEPLNLKEFIYELDVPVIVGGCATYQAALHLMRTGAAGVLVGFGGGAAHTTRTVLGVAVPMASALADVAAARRDYLDESGGRYVHVIADGSIGSSGDIAKAVACGADAVMIGSPLARATEAPGRGFHWGSEATHADLPRGQRVEFAPVGSLEEIMFGPSRTADGTMNLIGALRRAMATTGYTELKEFQRIEVVVHR; this is encoded by the coding sequence GTGACCGAGATCGAGATCGGCCGTGCCAAGCGCGGTCGCCGTGCCTACTCCTTCGACGACATCGCCATCGTGCCCTCGCGGCGCACGCGCGACCCCGAGGAGGTCAGCACGGCCTGGCAGATCGACGCCTACCGCTTCGACATCCCGGTCCTCGCCGCCCCGATGGACTCCGTGATGTCGCCGTCCACCGCCATCGCCCTCGGCCAGATGGGCGGGCTCGGCGTGCTCGACCTCGAGGGCCTGTGGACCCGCTACGACGACCCGACCGGCCTGCTCGAGGAGGTCGCCGGGCTCCAGGGCCCCGAGGCGACGCGGCGGATGCAGGAGATCTACACCGAGCCGATCAAGCCCGAGCTGATCACCGCCCGGCTGCGCGAGGTCCGCGCGGCCGGCGTCACCGTGGCGGGGTCCCTGTCGCCGCAGCGCACCAAGCAGCACGTCAAGGCGGTCGTCGACGCCGGCGTCGACATGTTCGTCATCCGCGGCACCACGGTGAGCGCCGAGCACGTCAGCAGCCGCGCGGAGCCGCTGAACCTCAAGGAGTTCATCTACGAGCTCGACGTCCCGGTGATCGTCGGCGGCTGCGCGACCTACCAGGCCGCCCTCCACCTGATGCGCACCGGCGCCGCGGGGGTCCTGGTCGGCTTCGGCGGCGGTGCCGCCCACACCACCCGCACCGTGCTGGGCGTCGCGGTGCCGATGGCCAGCGCGCTGGCCGACGTGGCCGCCGCCCGCCGCGACTACCTCGACGAGTCGGGCGGCCGCTACGTCCACGTCATCGCCGACGGCTCGATCGGCAGCTCCGGCGACATCGCCAAGGCGGTCGCGTGCGGCGCCGACGCGGTGATGATCGGCTCGCCGCTCGCCCGGGCGACCGAGGCACCTGGCCGGGGCTTCCACTGGGGCAGCGAGGCCACCCACGCCGACCTGCCGCGCGGCCAGCGGGTCGAGTTCGCCCCCGTCGGGTCGCTGGAGGAGATCATGTTCGGCCCCTCCCGCACCGCCGACGGGACGATGAACCTCATCGGCGCGCTACGCCGCGCGATGGCCACCACCGGCTACACCGAGCTCAAGGAGTTCCAGCGGATCGAGGTCGTCGTCCACCGCTGA
- a CDS encoding glycerol-3-phosphate dehydrogenase/oxidase yields the protein MTLAKALDADQRADALEQLGSGELDVLVVGGGIVGVGAALDAVTRGLKVGLVEQRDLASGTSSRSSKLVHGGLRYLEMLDFALVKEALEERGLLLTRLAPHLVRPVPFLYPLEHAWERPYVGAGVALYDGMAMAGRYDMGVPKHKHVFRKQLARMAPDIRTDNLHGAIRYYDCQVDDARLVMTIARTAANNGAHVATRTQVTGFLREGEAVVGVTARDLEGQRDLEIRARVVINAAGVWTDEVQDLVGGRAQLDVDASKGIHVVVPKDRIRSECGFITKTAKSVLFVIPWDQFWIIGTTDTAWDLDLAHPAASKADIDYVLEQVNRLLKDPLDQRDVVGVYAGLRPLLKPMRKEGDMGETTKLSREHTVANPVPGLVLVAGGKLTTYRVMAKDAVDHAIRDFDTTPASITDRVPLMGAWGHEARTNQRVALSRSSGLDIGVVDHLLGRYGGLVDELLALIHRRPELAEPLPGAEHYLRAEVLYAVTHEGARHLDDVLARRTRVSIETFDRGIAAARPAAELMAEALGWDRTQLEDEVDHYLRRVEAERQSQLMPTDQEADEARVRAPDIV from the coding sequence ATGACCCTCGCGAAGGCCCTGGACGCCGACCAGCGGGCCGACGCCCTCGAGCAGCTCGGGTCGGGCGAGCTCGACGTGCTGGTCGTGGGCGGCGGGATCGTCGGGGTCGGGGCCGCGCTCGACGCGGTGACCCGCGGGCTCAAGGTCGGCCTCGTCGAGCAGCGCGACCTCGCCTCCGGCACGTCGTCGCGCTCGTCCAAGCTGGTCCACGGCGGCCTGCGCTACCTCGAGATGCTCGACTTCGCGCTGGTCAAGGAGGCCCTGGAGGAGCGCGGCCTGCTGCTCACCCGGCTCGCGCCCCACCTGGTGCGCCCCGTGCCGTTCCTCTACCCGCTCGAGCACGCCTGGGAGCGGCCCTACGTCGGCGCCGGCGTCGCGCTCTACGACGGCATGGCGATGGCCGGCAGGTACGACATGGGCGTGCCCAAGCACAAGCACGTGTTCCGCAAGCAGCTCGCGCGGATGGCCCCCGACATCAGGACCGACAACCTCCACGGCGCGATCCGCTACTACGACTGCCAGGTCGACGACGCCCGGCTGGTCATGACGATCGCCCGCACCGCGGCCAACAACGGCGCCCACGTGGCCACCCGCACCCAGGTCACCGGCTTCCTCCGCGAGGGCGAGGCGGTGGTCGGGGTCACCGCCCGCGACCTGGAGGGCCAGCGCGACCTCGAGATCCGGGCCCGGGTCGTCATCAACGCCGCGGGGGTGTGGACCGACGAGGTGCAGGACCTCGTCGGCGGCCGCGCACAGCTCGACGTCGACGCCAGCAAGGGCATCCACGTCGTCGTCCCCAAGGACCGGATCCGCTCGGAGTGCGGCTTCATCACCAAGACCGCCAAGTCGGTCCTGTTCGTGATCCCGTGGGACCAGTTCTGGATCATCGGCACCACCGACACCGCCTGGGACCTCGACCTCGCGCACCCCGCGGCCAGCAAGGCCGACATCGACTACGTCCTGGAGCAGGTCAACCGGCTGCTCAAGGACCCCCTCGACCAGCGCGACGTGGTCGGCGTCTACGCCGGGCTGCGCCCGCTGCTCAAGCCGATGCGCAAGGAGGGCGACATGGGGGAGACCACCAAGCTCTCCCGCGAGCACACCGTCGCCAACCCGGTGCCCGGGCTCGTGCTGGTCGCCGGCGGCAAGCTCACGACGTACCGCGTGATGGCCAAGGACGCCGTCGACCACGCGATCCGCGACTTCGACACCACGCCCGCCTCGATCACCGACCGGGTGCCGCTGATGGGAGCGTGGGGGCACGAGGCGCGCACCAACCAGCGGGTGGCGCTGAGCCGCTCCTCGGGCCTCGACATCGGGGTCGTCGACCACCTGCTCGGCCGCTACGGCGGCCTCGTCGACGAGCTGCTCGCGCTGATCCACCGGCGGCCCGAGCTGGCCGAGCCGCTGCCCGGCGCCGAGCACTACCTGCGCGCCGAGGTCCTCTACGCCGTCACCCACGAGGGGGCGCGGCACCTCGACGACGTGCTCGCGCGGCGCACGCGCGTGTCCATCGAGACCTTCGACCGGGGGATCGCCGCCGCTCGCCCGGCCGCCGAGCTGATGGCCGAGGCGCTGGGCTGGGACCGGACGCAGCTCGAGGACGAGGTCGACCACTACCTGCGCCGGGTCGAGGCGGAGCGGCAGAGCCAGCTCATGCCGACCGACCAGGAGGCCGACGAGGCGCGCGTCCGGGCTCCCGACATCGTCTGA
- a CDS encoding succinic semialdehyde dehydrogenase, with translation MTEQSPAPSPDDLSAGPADPEHDSTATYGLDRSYVDRLTRRVVSTTGSTDAVFSPIGGTPLAHVPQSSAADVTEAFARARRAQASWADTPLDDRAAALLRLHDLVLDRQEELIDLVVWESGKARKDGYLEVAHVALTARYYARTAHQHLDTRRVGGMFPVLTRAEVHRVPKGVVGIISPWNYPLTMALCDGLPALLAGNAVVSKPDAQTMLTALLGAELLEEAGLPSGLWQVVAGPGPEVGGAVVAAADYVCFTGSTATGRVIARQCAERLVGCSLELGGKNPMLVLRDADVHRAAEGATRAVFSNAGQLCVSMERLFVADQVYDRFVDAFVSRTQAMTLGASQDWSVDMGSLISQAQLDTVTRHVEDAVAKGARVLTGGRARPDLGPFVFEPTVLEGVSADMECFGKETFGPVVSLYRFHGEDEAVDRANDGLYGLNASVWTRDAARGRALARRIRCGTVNVNEAYGATFGSLGAPMGGMRESGLGRRQGAEGIHRYTEAQSVATQRLVPIAPVLGMSEEVNARVMTSALRLLRRLGRA, from the coding sequence ATGACCGAGCAGAGCCCCGCCCCGAGCCCCGACGACCTCAGCGCCGGCCCCGCGGACCCCGAGCACGACAGCACCGCCACCTACGGCCTCGACCGCTCGTACGTCGACCGCCTGACGCGGCGCGTGGTCAGCACCACCGGCTCGACCGACGCCGTCTTCTCGCCGATCGGCGGGACCCCGCTCGCGCACGTGCCCCAGTCGAGCGCCGCCGACGTCACCGAGGCGTTCGCCCGGGCCCGCCGGGCCCAGGCGTCGTGGGCGGACACCCCGCTCGACGATCGCGCCGCCGCGCTGCTCCGGCTCCACGACCTGGTGCTCGACCGCCAGGAGGAGCTGATCGACCTCGTCGTGTGGGAGTCGGGCAAGGCCCGCAAGGACGGCTACCTCGAGGTCGCCCACGTCGCGCTGACCGCGCGCTACTACGCCCGCACGGCGCACCAGCACCTCGACACCCGGCGCGTCGGCGGCATGTTCCCCGTCCTCACGCGCGCGGAGGTCCACCGCGTGCCCAAGGGCGTCGTCGGCATCATCTCCCCCTGGAACTACCCCCTCACCATGGCGCTCTGCGACGGGCTGCCGGCGCTGCTCGCCGGCAACGCGGTGGTCTCGAAGCCGGACGCGCAGACGATGCTCACCGCGCTCCTCGGCGCGGAGCTGCTCGAGGAGGCCGGCCTCCCGTCGGGGCTGTGGCAGGTCGTGGCCGGTCCCGGCCCCGAGGTCGGCGGTGCGGTCGTCGCGGCCGCCGACTACGTCTGCTTCACCGGCTCGACCGCGACCGGGCGGGTCATCGCGAGGCAGTGCGCCGAGCGGCTCGTCGGCTGCTCGCTGGAGCTCGGCGGCAAGAACCCGATGCTCGTGCTGCGCGACGCCGACGTCCACCGCGCGGCGGAGGGCGCCACCCGGGCGGTCTTCTCCAACGCGGGCCAGCTCTGCGTCTCGATGGAGCGGCTCTTCGTCGCCGACCAGGTCTACGACCGCTTCGTCGACGCGTTCGTGTCGCGCACGCAGGCGATGACGCTCGGCGCCAGCCAGGACTGGTCGGTCGACATGGGGTCGCTCATCTCGCAGGCGCAGCTCGACACGGTGACCCGCCACGTCGAGGACGCCGTCGCCAAGGGCGCGCGCGTGCTCACCGGCGGTCGTGCGCGGCCCGACCTCGGCCCCTTCGTCTTCGAGCCGACCGTCCTCGAGGGGGTGTCGGCCGACATGGAGTGCTTCGGCAAGGAGACCTTCGGGCCGGTCGTCTCGCTCTACCGCTTCCACGGCGAGGACGAGGCGGTCGATCGCGCCAACGACGGGCTCTACGGCCTCAACGCCTCGGTGTGGACGCGCGACGCCGCCCGCGGCCGGGCGCTCGCGCGCCGCATCAGGTGCGGCACGGTCAACGTCAACGAGGCCTACGGCGCGACGTTCGGCTCGCTCGGGGCGCCGATGGGCGGCATGCGGGAGTCCGGCCTCGGCCGGCGCCAGGGCGCGGAGGGCATCCACCGCTACACCGAGGCGCAGTCCGTCGCCACCCAGCGGCTGGTGCCGATCGCGCCGGTGCTGGGGATGTCGGAGGAGGTCAACGCGAGGGTGATGACGTCCGCGCTGCGGCTGCTCCGCAGGCTGGGCCGCGCCTGA
- the guaA gene encoding glutamine-hydrolyzing GMP synthase: MTQPAEHDLVLVVDFGAQYAQLIARRVREARVYSEIVPHTMPVSDMLARKPKAIILSGGPSSVYADGAPGIDDTVFTAGVPVFGMCYGFQLMAQGLGGEVAHTGVREYGRTPVSVSEPGTLLEGIPVEHKVWMSHGDSVAAAPDGFTVLASTEGTPVAAFEDVGRGLAGVQWHPEVLHSEHGQKVLEHFLHHIAGARQTWTMLNIAEEQIERVREQVGDTGLAICGLSGGVDSAVAAAIVQRAIGDRLHCVFVDHGLLREGEAEQVERDFVAATGVNLHVHDAREAFLAALAGVTDPEEKRKIIGREFIRAFEAAEVQVLGEAAEQGEKVGFLVQGTLYPDVVESGGGAGTSNIKSHHNVGGLPEDLEFALVEPLRTLFKDEVRLVGEQLGLPAEMVWRQPFPGPGLGIRIIGEVTADRLDILRRADAIARQELTRAGLDRDIWQMPVVLLADVRSVGVQGDGRTYGHPVVIRPVTSEDAMTADWARLPYEVMERISTRITNEVAEVNRVTLDITSKPPGTIEWE; encoded by the coding sequence GTGACGCAGCCTGCAGAGCACGACCTGGTCCTCGTCGTCGACTTCGGGGCGCAGTACGCCCAGCTCATCGCGCGGCGCGTCCGCGAGGCGCGGGTCTACTCCGAGATCGTGCCGCACACGATGCCGGTCTCCGACATGCTCGCCCGCAAGCCCAAGGCGATCATCCTGTCCGGCGGCCCCTCGAGCGTCTACGCCGATGGAGCGCCGGGCATCGACGACACCGTCTTCACGGCCGGGGTGCCGGTCTTCGGGATGTGCTACGGCTTCCAGCTGATGGCCCAGGGCCTCGGCGGCGAGGTCGCGCACACCGGCGTGCGGGAGTACGGACGTACGCCCGTCTCGGTCAGCGAGCCGGGCACCCTGCTCGAGGGGATCCCGGTCGAGCACAAGGTGTGGATGTCCCACGGCGACTCGGTCGCCGCAGCCCCCGACGGGTTCACCGTGCTCGCCTCCACCGAGGGTACGCCGGTGGCGGCCTTCGAGGACGTGGGTCGCGGGCTCGCGGGGGTGCAGTGGCACCCGGAGGTCCTCCACTCCGAGCACGGCCAGAAGGTCCTCGAGCACTTCCTGCACCACATCGCCGGGGCGCGCCAGACCTGGACGATGCTCAACATCGCCGAGGAGCAGATCGAGCGGGTGCGCGAGCAGGTCGGCGACACCGGCCTCGCGATCTGCGGCCTCTCCGGTGGCGTCGACTCGGCCGTGGCCGCCGCCATCGTGCAGCGCGCCATCGGCGACCGGCTGCACTGCGTCTTCGTCGACCACGGCCTGCTCCGCGAGGGCGAGGCCGAGCAGGTCGAGCGCGACTTCGTGGCCGCGACCGGCGTCAACCTCCACGTCCACGACGCGCGCGAGGCGTTCCTCGCCGCGCTCGCCGGGGTGACCGACCCGGAGGAGAAGCGCAAGATCATCGGCCGCGAGTTCATCCGCGCCTTCGAGGCCGCCGAGGTCCAGGTGCTCGGCGAGGCCGCCGAGCAGGGCGAGAAGGTCGGCTTCCTGGTGCAGGGCACGCTCTACCCCGACGTCGTCGAGTCGGGCGGCGGTGCCGGCACCTCCAACATCAAGTCCCACCACAACGTCGGCGGGCTGCCCGAGGACCTCGAGTTCGCCCTCGTCGAGCCGCTGCGCACCCTCTTCAAGGACGAGGTCCGCCTCGTCGGCGAGCAGCTCGGCCTGCCCGCGGAGATGGTGTGGCGCCAGCCGTTCCCCGGTCCGGGCCTCGGCATCCGGATCATCGGCGAGGTGACCGCCGACCGGCTCGACATCCTGCGCCGCGCCGACGCGATCGCCCGCCAGGAGCTCACCCGCGCCGGCCTGGACCGCGACATCTGGCAGATGCCGGTCGTGCTCCTCGCCGACGTCCGCTCCGTCGGCGTGCAGGGTGACGGCCGCACCTACGGCCACCCCGTCGTCATCCGCCCGGTGACGTCCGAGGACGCCATGACCGCCGACTGGGCCCGGCTGCCCTACGAGGTGATGGAGCGGATCTCGACCCGCATCACCAACGAGGTGGCCGAGGTCAACCGGGTCACCCTCGACATCACCTCGAAGCCGCCGGGCACCATCGAGTGGGAGTAG
- a CDS encoding GrpB family protein, giving the protein MGHVPTPEQITRHHDEGEVVHVGAHPTAYVVRIEEPDPTWPERYAEIEQQITTVLGERLLAIQHIGSTSVPGLPAKPIIDVDVAVADPADEAAYVPPLESLGLVHWLTEPSWHQHRLLKLLGEPRVHVHVFGPDCPEIVRHRMFRDWLTDHPEDRERYAAAKRAALARVDAPDADHGALGFGMRYNAVKEPVVREIYDRMFRAHGLL; this is encoded by the coding sequence ATGGGGCACGTGCCGACGCCGGAGCAGATCACCCGCCACCACGACGAGGGCGAGGTCGTCCACGTGGGGGCGCACCCGACGGCGTACGTCGTGCGGATCGAGGAGCCCGACCCGACCTGGCCCGAGCGCTACGCCGAGATCGAGCAGCAGATCACGACGGTGCTCGGCGAGCGGCTGCTCGCCATCCAGCACATCGGCTCCACGTCGGTGCCGGGGCTGCCGGCCAAGCCGATCATCGACGTCGACGTCGCCGTGGCGGACCCCGCCGACGAGGCCGCGTACGTCCCTCCGCTCGAGTCGCTGGGGCTGGTCCACTGGCTCACCGAGCCGTCCTGGCACCAGCATCGGCTGCTCAAGCTGCTGGGCGAGCCACGGGTCCACGTGCACGTCTTCGGGCCCGACTGCCCTGAGATCGTCCGGCACCGGATGTTTCGCGACTGGCTGACCGACCACCCCGAGGACCGCGAGCGCTACGCCGCAGCGAAGCGCGCCGCGCTCGCCCGGGTGGACGCACCCGACGCCGACCACGGAGCACTCGGCTTCGGGATGCGCTACAACGCCGTCAAGGAACCCGTGGTGCGGGAGATCTACGACCGGATGTTCCGCGCCCACGGCCTCCTGTGA
- a CDS encoding sodium:solute symporter family protein, protein MSDTLIDANWLDYLLVAIYFAFVLGIGVMARRSVSDSIDFFLSGRSLPAWVTGLAFISANLGAVEIMGMSANGAELGLPTFHYFWVGAVPAMLFLGVVMMPFYYGSKVRSVPEFMFRRFGTGAHLVNAISFAVAQLLIAGVNLALLAGIVRALLGWPIWVSLIVAGAVVLSYITLGGLSAAIYNEVLQFFVIVASLLPLTLIGLHRVGGWDGMTEKITAAADGASSASDAPPASQQLNAWPGEALSGFDSPLLSVIGIVFGLGFVLSFGYWTTNFVEVQRAMASDSISAARKTPIIGAFPKMFVPFIVIVPGMVSAVLVAEMIELKNGGSPEGGASGEGVAYNDALLLLMRDVLPNGLLGLAIAGLLAAFMAGMAANISAFNTVFSYDLWQRYIRKNHSDDYYLRIGRLATVGATVIAIFTAQIALGYDNVMNYLQTLFGFFNAPLFATFILGMFWKRMTPTAGWVGLVAGTLSAIAVDRTAAAGVFELSGQGVAFLAASVAFVVDIVLSVVVSLVTKPKPASELRGLVYSETPREDLVDPAEAARPWYQRTLPLAGIALAMVIALNFAF, encoded by the coding sequence GTGTCCGACACCCTGATCGACGCGAACTGGCTGGACTACCTGCTGGTCGCGATCTACTTCGCCTTCGTCCTGGGCATCGGGGTGATGGCGCGCCGCTCAGTCTCCGACTCGATCGACTTCTTCCTCTCGGGCCGCTCGCTGCCCGCCTGGGTCACCGGTCTCGCGTTCATCTCGGCCAACCTCGGTGCGGTCGAGATCATGGGCATGTCGGCGAACGGCGCCGAGCTGGGCCTGCCGACGTTCCACTACTTCTGGGTCGGCGCGGTCCCCGCGATGCTGTTCCTCGGTGTCGTGATGATGCCGTTCTACTACGGCTCCAAGGTGCGCTCCGTGCCGGAGTTCATGTTCCGCCGCTTCGGCACCGGGGCCCACCTGGTCAACGCGATCAGCTTCGCCGTGGCCCAGCTGCTCATCGCCGGCGTCAACCTCGCGCTGCTGGCCGGGATCGTCCGCGCCCTGCTGGGCTGGCCGATCTGGGTCTCGCTCATCGTGGCGGGCGCCGTCGTGCTGTCCTACATCACGCTGGGCGGCCTGAGCGCGGCGATCTACAACGAGGTCCTGCAGTTCTTCGTGATCGTCGCCTCCCTGCTCCCGCTGACCCTGATCGGCCTGCACCGGGTCGGCGGCTGGGACGGCATGACCGAGAAGATCACCGCGGCCGCCGACGGCGCGTCGTCCGCGTCGGACGCGCCACCGGCGTCGCAACAGCTCAATGCCTGGCCGGGGGAGGCGCTCTCCGGCTTCGACTCGCCACTCCTGTCCGTCATCGGGATCGTCTTCGGCCTCGGGTTCGTGCTGTCCTTCGGCTACTGGACGACCAACTTCGTCGAGGTGCAGCGCGCGATGGCGTCGGACTCCATCTCCGCCGCCCGGAAGACCCCGATCATCGGCGCCTTCCCCAAGATGTTCGTGCCGTTCATCGTGATCGTGCCCGGCATGGTCTCCGCCGTCCTCGTCGCGGAGATGATCGAGCTCAAGAACGGCGGCAGCCCCGAGGGCGGCGCGTCCGGGGAGGGCGTCGCCTACAACGACGCGCTGCTGCTCCTGATGCGCGACGTCCTGCCCAACGGGCTCCTGGGGCTGGCGATCGCCGGACTGCTGGCGGCCTTCATGGCGGGCATGGCGGCCAACATCTCCGCCTTCAACACGGTCTTCTCCTACGACCTGTGGCAGCGCTACATCCGCAAGAACCACTCCGACGACTACTACCTGCGGATCGGCCGGCTGGCCACCGTCGGCGCGACGGTCATCGCGATCTTCACCGCCCAGATCGCGCTCGGCTACGACAACGTCATGAACTACCTCCAGACGCTGTTCGGCTTCTTCAACGCGCCGCTGTTCGCGACGTTCATCCTCGGCATGTTCTGGAAGCGGATGACGCCCACGGCCGGCTGGGTGGGGCTGGTCGCCGGCACCCTGTCGGCGATCGCGGTCGACCGGACGGCGGCGGCCGGTGTCTTCGAGCTGTCCGGCCAAGGCGTGGCGTTCCTCGCCGCGTCGGTGGCCTTCGTGGTCGACATCGTGCTCAGCGTCGTGGTGTCGCTGGTGACCAAGCCCAAGCCGGCCAGCGAGCTGCGCGGCCTGGTCTACTCCGAGACCCCGCGCGAGGACCTCGTCGACCCGGCCGAGGCCGCCCGACCGTGGTACCAGCGCACGCTCCCGCTCGCCGGCATCGCGCTCGCGATGGTCATCGCCCTCAACTTCGCCTTCTGA